GCACGAGATAAACGTTTATCCCTATCATCCGAAGATCACCCTCAGGAACTTTTCAAAGGGCTCGGTTATGTTCCTAGATGCGCCCTCGACGCTTGAATCTTTGACGTCTATCCAGTGTATGAAGTACCTGTCCCCATCGACGTCGAGGGTTATGGTTCCCGGCGTCAGGGTGATTGAGTTGGCAAGGCTGAGCTTTCCAACGTCGCTCTTGAGAACGGTTCTGCACTCAACGATCCCCGGGTTTATGGGCCTCTTGGGGTGCAGAACCCTGTACGCCACGTCGAGGTTTGCCATTATCATTGCCCACAGAAAGTACGGGATGTAGGCTATTGCATAGGCGATCCTCTTGGGGTTGAGGTTTGCAAGGCCGTTGGTGGTGAATATCTCGTAGGTGAACGCACCGACGATGAGTGCCAGTAGCAGGCCGAATCCTAGCTCCTGTGGATCCAAACTGGCCGTTAGAAACAGCCATATCAGGAA
This portion of the Thermococcus sp. genome encodes:
- a CDS encoding Na+/H+ antiporter subunit E codes for the protein MGEASKISRYLYTVIVLFLIWLFLTASLDPQELGFGLLLALIVGAFTYEIFTTNGLANLNPKRIAYAIAYIPYFLWAMIMANLDVAYRVLHPKRPINPGIVECRTVLKSDVGKLSLANSITLTPGTITLDVDGDRYFIHWIDVKDSSVEGASRNITEPFEKFLRVIFG